In Chryseobacterium lactis, a single genomic region encodes these proteins:
- a CDS encoding 3-phosphoshikimate 1-carboxyvinyltransferase, giving the protein MKLEKSTLIGNKTVQISGSKSISNRLLILESLFSNIKIGNLSNSQDTQLLKKALSENTETVDIHHAGTAMRFLTSFYSIKEGKTTILTGSKRMKERPIKNLVNALRDLGVDIEYLENEGFPPLKIIGKKITQTSVNVPANISSQFITSLLLIAGKLENGLEIHLVGEVTSRSYIEMTLDILTKFGIKNSFEGNTIKVEPFHPDHQSSTVSYEVESDWSSASYFYSICALGRETIYLKSFYKESTQGDSAIAKIYEDFFGITTTFSEEEHKITLEPQQDFSFPEKIILDMNNCPDIAQTLCVTAAALKIPFEISGLGTLRVKETDRLLALYNELKKLGTETEITDLTIKSIGFGEPEDNISIKTYQDHRMAMSFAPFCLIKELNIEEEDVVEKSYPMFWVDLASVTN; this is encoded by the coding sequence ATGAAGCTAGAAAAATCAACATTGATAGGAAATAAAACAGTACAGATCAGCGGTTCGAAGAGTATTTCGAATCGTTTATTGATTTTGGAAAGCCTGTTTAGCAATATAAAAATCGGGAATTTGTCTAATTCTCAGGATACGCAATTACTGAAAAAAGCATTATCTGAAAACACAGAAACGGTAGATATTCATCATGCAGGAACGGCGATGCGCTTTCTAACCTCCTTCTATTCTATCAAGGAAGGGAAAACAACCATTCTTACCGGGTCTAAAAGAATGAAGGAAAGACCTATTAAAAATCTGGTGAATGCATTGAGAGATCTTGGGGTAGACATAGAATATCTGGAAAATGAAGGATTTCCACCTTTAAAAATTATCGGCAAAAAGATCACTCAGACTTCGGTCAATGTGCCGGCAAATATCTCAAGCCAGTTTATCACCTCTCTCCTTCTCATTGCAGGGAAACTTGAAAACGGCCTGGAGATCCATCTTGTGGGTGAAGTGACTTCAAGATCGTACATCGAGATGACCCTTGATATTTTAACAAAATTCGGAATCAAAAACAGTTTTGAAGGCAATACCATTAAAGTAGAACCTTTCCATCCTGATCATCAATCTTCAACAGTATCTTATGAAGTAGAAAGTGACTGGAGCTCTGCCTCGTACTTCTATTCGATCTGCGCATTGGGAAGAGAAACCATTTATCTGAAAAGCTTTTACAAAGAATCTACACAGGGAGATTCTGCGATCGCCAAAATTTATGAAGATTTCTTCGGAATTACGACAACCTTCTCTGAGGAGGAACATAAAATCACCTTGGAACCTCAACAGGATTTTTCATTCCCGGAGAAAATCATTCTGGATATGAACAACTGCCCCGATATTGCACAAACACTTTGTGTAACGGCGGCGGCTTTGAAGATACCTTTCGAAATTTCAGGATTGGGAACGTTGAGAGTGAAGGAAACCGACAGACTACTGGCTTTATATAATGAACTGAAAAAGCTCGGCACTGAAACGGAGATTACAGATTTAACGATCAAATCAATTGGTTTCGGAGAACCGGAAGACAATATCTCTATCAAGACGTATCAGGATCACAGAATGGCCATGAGTTTTGCTCCTTTCTGCCTGATCAAAGAGCTCAACATTGAAGAGGAAGATGTTGTTGAGAAGTCTTATCCTATGTTCTGGGTAGATCTTGCCAGCGTAACAAATTAA